The following coding sequences are from one Burkholderia stabilis window:
- a CDS encoding efflux transporter outer membrane subunit, which translates to MTRAAVSARGVKGGGVIAAAAVLLALGGCVPSGFLPSLSLHAPAADALAHTAGPGVNGAWPAPDWVKQLQDPQLDTLVAEASQNNPDLQVAQARLRIAQSQLQQFDSLTGLTGTAGATVSRARMPKPGDIADVTAGGYRVPVEIFGDPIVSPSSVFVGLNYQLDLWGKNRAATKSLMSLRDAAAVEAEQVRLTLAVAIVTVYCQLDQAYAARDLLQQKLKVGERVTAVLRERTARGLDNAYDASDASIKRSRLLEQIALNDEQIKLAQLQLGVLSGRGPERGLALQRPRVGAFAGSAVPARLPADLLGRRPDIVAARLRVEAAFANADSTRAQFYPDVNLVALGGVFALTPASLFSRDSLAGSVGPAISLPIFDRGRLKAKLGADVAQADVAIGLYNKTVDDALGQVAQLVTSLQTSQTLVAQQQDAVAAAQKIVQIAADRHRRGVLMQKDVDVADLTLIDERAQMIALLGRQRTLRVGLIGALGGGFDAGATVAQAPAAHQARSGAARRGAAAVAPAAHVAAASRAAASTSDDTRTASVAASPATGTTSGATLARRDDAARPSTANATTTGATPRGTPVPARTASASPTPVPPVMPAIPVFQHDRLIVTQSD; encoded by the coding sequence ATGACGAGAGCGGCGGTTTCGGCGCGTGGCGTGAAGGGCGGCGGGGTGATCGCGGCGGCTGCCGTGCTGCTGGCGTTGGGCGGGTGCGTGCCGTCGGGCTTCCTGCCGTCGCTGTCGTTGCACGCGCCGGCCGCCGATGCGCTCGCGCACACGGCGGGCCCCGGCGTGAACGGCGCATGGCCCGCGCCCGACTGGGTGAAGCAGCTGCAGGACCCGCAACTCGATACGCTGGTGGCCGAGGCGTCGCAGAACAACCCCGATCTGCAGGTCGCACAGGCGCGGCTGCGGATCGCGCAGTCGCAGCTTCAGCAATTCGATTCGCTGACGGGGCTGACGGGCACCGCCGGCGCGACGGTCAGCCGCGCGCGGATGCCGAAGCCCGGCGACATCGCCGACGTGACGGCCGGCGGCTATCGCGTGCCGGTCGAGATTTTCGGCGACCCGATCGTGTCGCCGTCGTCGGTGTTCGTCGGGCTGAACTACCAGCTCGACCTGTGGGGGAAGAACCGCGCCGCGACGAAGAGCCTGATGTCGCTGCGCGACGCGGCCGCGGTCGAGGCCGAACAGGTGCGGCTCACGCTCGCCGTCGCGATCGTCACCGTGTACTGCCAGCTCGATCAGGCATACGCGGCGCGCGACTTGCTGCAGCAGAAGCTGAAGGTCGGCGAGCGCGTGACGGCCGTGCTGCGCGAGCGCACCGCGCGCGGCCTCGACAACGCATACGACGCCAGTGACGCGTCGATCAAGCGCAGCCGTCTGCTCGAACAGATCGCGCTGAACGACGAGCAGATCAAGCTCGCGCAATTGCAGCTCGGCGTGCTGTCGGGACGCGGCCCCGAACGCGGGCTGGCACTGCAGCGGCCGCGCGTCGGCGCGTTCGCGGGCAGTGCGGTGCCGGCGCGGTTGCCGGCCGACCTGCTCGGCCGCCGGCCCGACATCGTCGCCGCGCGGTTGCGCGTGGAAGCCGCGTTCGCGAATGCCGATTCGACGCGCGCGCAGTTTTATCCGGACGTGAACCTCGTCGCGCTCGGCGGCGTGTTTGCACTCACGCCCGCGTCACTGTTCTCGCGCGACTCGCTCGCGGGTTCCGTCGGGCCCGCGATCTCGCTGCCGATCTTCGATCGTGGCCGGCTGAAGGCGAAGCTCGGCGCGGATGTCGCGCAGGCCGACGTCGCAATCGGGCTGTACAACAAGACCGTCGACGACGCGCTCGGGCAGGTCGCGCAGCTCGTCACGTCGCTGCAGACGTCGCAGACGCTCGTCGCGCAGCAGCAGGACGCGGTCGCGGCCGCTCAGAAGATCGTGCAGATCGCCGCCGACCGCCACCGGCGCGGCGTGCTGATGCAGAAGGATGTCGACGTCGCGGATCTCACGCTGATCGACGAGCGTGCGCAGATGATCGCGCTGCTCGGCCGGCAGCGGACGTTGCGCGTCGGGTTGATCGGCGCGCTCGGCGGCGGGTTCGATGCGGGCGCAACGGTTGCGCAGGCGCCGGCCGCGCATCAGGCGCGCAGCGGGGCGGCGAGGCGTGGTGCGGCGGCTGTTGCACCCGCTGCGCACGTTGCGGCCGCGAGCCGAGCGGCGGCGAGCACGTCGGACGACACGCGTACGGCAAGCGTTGCGGCGTCGCCGGCTACCGGCACGACGAGTGGTGCCACGCTCGCACGACGCGATGACGCGGCGCGTCCGTCGACGGCCAATGCGACGACCACCGGCGCGACGCCTCGCGGTACGCCCGTTCCTGCGCGCACGGCATCGGCGAGCCCGACGCCGGTTCCGCCGGTCATGCCGGCGATCCCTGTGTTCCAGCACGATCGTCTGATCGTTACGCAAAGCGACTGA
- a CDS encoding glycosyltransferase family 2 protein, which translates to MTTLGALVILYHPSDAQLEALGAWRHACDALLVVDNTPQPDARARDLCAREGIALLHHGNRGGIAGAYNAGLAALFRDRIDAVALFDQDSSVPAAYFPVMRDVCAGLGGRAFLAGPRIFDENARSFLPELATNGIGLRRLRIEPGAPLQRCAFLISSGCVVTRDAFDMLGRFDETLFIDHVDTEYSFRALSRNVPLYVVPSLVLSHRIGAKQRHAIGPFEMTSMNHSWQRRYYSARNAVQLGMQYGLRFPVAIVPNLLTVWQVVQIALVERDKRAKLAGILFGVADGLFGRLGPLERTRPRLAARAQRVQQG; encoded by the coding sequence ATGACGACACTCGGCGCACTCGTGATCCTGTATCACCCGAGCGATGCGCAGCTCGAAGCGCTCGGCGCGTGGCGGCACGCGTGCGATGCGTTGCTCGTCGTTGACAACACGCCGCAGCCCGATGCGCGCGCACGCGACCTGTGCGCGCGCGAAGGCATCGCGCTGTTGCATCACGGCAATCGCGGCGGGATCGCGGGCGCGTACAACGCGGGGCTGGCCGCGTTGTTTCGCGATCGCATCGATGCGGTCGCGTTGTTCGACCAGGATTCGTCGGTGCCGGCCGCGTATTTCCCGGTGATGCGTGACGTGTGCGCGGGGCTTGGCGGGCGCGCGTTCCTGGCCGGCCCGCGCATCTTCGACGAGAACGCGCGCAGCTTCCTGCCCGAGCTCGCGACCAACGGGATCGGATTGCGCCGGCTGCGGATCGAGCCCGGCGCGCCGCTGCAGCGCTGCGCGTTCCTGATCTCGTCGGGCTGCGTCGTCACGCGCGACGCGTTCGACATGCTCGGCCGCTTCGACGAGACGCTGTTCATCGATCACGTCGACACCGAATACAGCTTTCGCGCACTGTCGCGCAACGTGCCGCTCTATGTCGTGCCGTCGCTGGTGCTGTCGCACCGGATCGGCGCGAAGCAGCGTCACGCGATCGGTCCTTTTGAAATGACGTCGATGAATCACTCGTGGCAACGGCGCTATTACAGCGCGCGCAATGCAGTGCAGCTCGGGATGCAATACGGGCTGCGTTTTCCGGTGGCGATCGTGCCGAACCTGCTGACCGTGTGGCAGGTCGTGCAGATCGCGCTCGTCGAACGCGACAAGCGCGCGAAGCTCGCCGGCATCCTGTTCGGCGTCGCGGACGGCCTGTTCGGCCGGCTCGGTCCGCTCGAACGTACGCGGCCGCGCCTGGCTGCGCGCGCGCAACGCGTGCAGCAGGGATGA
- a CDS encoding efflux RND transporter periplasmic adaptor subunit: protein MHHDNLHTAAQPAALNDPALDARRATRRKRFTVFFAIVLLAALAWIAYWLLSDRYYEDTDDAYVAGSIVQVAAQIPGAVTDVLVADTQAVRAGQTLVRLDDTEASVAFAQAKAQLAQAVRQVANAKISNTMYVEAVNARRADLSLAQRAFAARSGASVEIVAPEELARARAAVAGAQANLAAAQAQLDAARALGTKLPVDENPSVVQAAAQFKLAFRNLKRTTIVAPVDGTIGQRSVQVGQQVGPGVPLMSVVQLKRLWVEANFKEGQIRHMRVGQPVEVVSDLYGTRVAYRGRVQGFSAGTGSAFSMLPSQNAAGNWIKVVQRVPVVIALDPGDLAAHPLRVGLSMRATVDTHDRNGHALDSEPPTPAVSTRVHDGVASEAEAAAAAIIRENAGG, encoded by the coding sequence ATGCACCACGACAACCTTCATACCGCCGCCCAGCCGGCCGCGCTGAACGACCCGGCACTCGACGCGCGTCGCGCGACGCGGCGCAAGCGCTTCACGGTGTTCTTCGCGATCGTGCTGCTGGCGGCGCTCGCATGGATCGCGTACTGGCTGCTGAGCGACCGCTATTACGAAGACACCGACGACGCGTATGTCGCGGGCAGCATCGTTCAGGTCGCTGCGCAGATTCCGGGGGCCGTGACCGATGTGCTGGTTGCCGATACGCAGGCCGTGCGCGCCGGACAGACGCTCGTGCGGCTCGACGACACCGAGGCGTCCGTCGCCTTCGCGCAGGCGAAGGCGCAGCTCGCGCAGGCCGTGCGGCAGGTCGCGAACGCGAAGATTTCGAACACGATGTACGTCGAGGCCGTGAATGCGCGGCGCGCCGACCTGTCGCTCGCGCAGCGCGCGTTCGCGGCGCGCTCGGGCGCGTCGGTCGAGATCGTCGCGCCGGAGGAGCTGGCGCGCGCACGCGCGGCGGTCGCCGGCGCACAGGCGAATCTCGCAGCCGCGCAGGCGCAGCTCGATGCGGCACGCGCGCTCGGAACCAAGCTGCCTGTCGACGAAAATCCGTCCGTCGTGCAGGCGGCCGCGCAGTTCAAGCTCGCTTTCCGGAACCTGAAACGCACGACGATCGTTGCGCCCGTCGACGGTACGATCGGGCAGCGCTCGGTACAGGTCGGCCAGCAGGTCGGGCCCGGCGTGCCGCTGATGTCGGTCGTGCAGTTGAAGCGGCTGTGGGTCGAGGCGAATTTCAAGGAAGGGCAGATTCGCCACATGCGCGTCGGGCAGCCGGTCGAAGTCGTGTCGGACCTGTATGGCACGCGGGTTGCGTATCGCGGCCGTGTGCAGGGTTTCTCGGCGGGCACGGGCAGCGCGTTCTCGATGCTGCCGTCGCAGAACGCGGCCGGCAACTGGATCAAGGTCGTGCAGCGCGTGCCGGTCGTGATCGCGCTCGATCCGGGCGACCTGGCCGCGCATCCGCTACGCGTCGGGTTGTCGATGCGCGCGACGGTCGACACGCACGATCGCAACGGCCACGCGCTCGACAGCGAGCCGCCGACGCCGGCCGTCAGCACACGCGTGCATGATGGCGTCGCGAGCGAAGCGGAAGCGGCCGCCGCGGCGATCATTCGCGAGAACGCCGGTGGTTGA